The following proteins are encoded in a genomic region of Candidatus Poribacteria bacterium:
- a CDS encoding BMC domain-containing protein encodes MTGEALGLVETRGLVGSIEAADAMVKAANVHLIGYQQIGAGYVTVMVRGDVGAVKAATDVGAEAAARVGEVVSVHVIPRPHAEVETMLPKS; translated from the coding sequence ATGACCGGAGAGGCATTGGGTTTAGTTGAAACGAGAGGCTTAGTTGGGAGCATCGAAGCTGCCGATGCTATGGTGAAAGCGGCAAATGTCCATCTTATTGGTTATCAGCAAATTGGTGCTGGCTACGTGACTGTCATGGTCCGTGGCGATGTCGGTGCCGTGAAGGCTGCAACGGATGTTGGTGCTGAGGCTGCGGCGCGCGTCGGCGAAGTGGTGTCCGTTCATGTGATTCCGCGGCCGCACGCTGAAGTCGAAACTATGTTGCCAAAATCTTAA
- the pduL gene encoding phosphate propanoyltransferase, translating into MPDRALVELITQRVVNRLTTDQACSGCALRTCDAGNRACDVVAQQQQIPVGVSARHAHVTQEHLEILYGAGHQLTVYAPLYQPEAFAANETLTVVGKRMRAIEAVRILGPVRDYSQVEVAQTEAIRLGLNPPIRDSGDLVGADPITLVGPAGSIYLPEGAICATRHIHMTPGDANALGIREDELLKVHFRGERALTFENVRPKIHEDYVLQMHLDTDDANAAGLKGGEPVEIVRDAG; encoded by the coding sequence ATGCCAGACCGTGCCCTTGTTGAGTTGATTACCCAGCGTGTTGTTAATAGACTGACGACAGATCAGGCATGTAGTGGTTGTGCGTTGCGGACGTGTGATGCAGGAAACCGCGCGTGTGATGTTGTTGCACAACAGCAGCAGATTCCCGTTGGGGTTTCAGCACGACATGCCCATGTAACGCAGGAACACCTTGAAATTCTATACGGTGCCGGACATCAACTGACTGTCTACGCCCCGCTCTATCAACCCGAAGCATTCGCTGCGAATGAAACGTTAACGGTCGTTGGGAAACGGATGCGTGCTATTGAAGCGGTTCGTATCCTTGGTCCAGTGCGAGATTATTCTCAAGTCGAAGTCGCTCAAACGGAAGCAATCCGGCTTGGATTAAATCCACCCATTCGAGACTCAGGTGACCTGGTCGGTGCCGACCCTATTACCCTCGTTGGTCCCGCTGGAAGCATTTATTTGCCAGAAGGGGCAATCTGTGCGACGCGACACATCCACATGACGCCTGGAGACGCGAATGCCCTCGGTATTCGCGAGGACGAACTTTTAAAAGTGCATTTCCGTGGCGAGCGCGCCCTAACGTTTGAAAACGTTCGTCCCAAAATTCATGAAGATTATGTGCTTCAGATGCACTTAGATACCGACGATGCTAACGCAGCAGGTTTAAAAGGCGGTGAACCCGTTGAAATCGTCCGCGATGCCGGTTGA